In Thermoplasmata archaeon, a single genomic region encodes these proteins:
- the amrB gene encoding AmmeMemoRadiSam system protein B: MRNSAVAGQFYPEDKEDLKNLIREVFLHNIGPGKIASLAVSGPRNIVGGIVPHAGYIYSGPVAAHFYNALAEDGFPESFIIIGPNHYGIGPGVAITTQDFKTPLGIVKNDLELSRMIYRDFVESDVNAHLYEHSIEVQLPYLQFFNNNIKFVPILMLDQSYETAVKLGEIIKDAIKGKDVVIIASSDFSHYVPKEIAYKNDHLLIEKIIKMDLSNFYSTLLKYDISACGYGPMMTMLYALKGKPSLLKYATSGDVSKMDKVVGYTAIKVDKR, encoded by the coding sequence ATGAGAAATTCTGCTGTAGCAGGGCAGTTCTATCCAGAAGATAAAGAAGATCTAAAAAATTTGATTAGAGAAGTTTTTTTGCACAACATAGGCCCTGGAAAAATTGCCTCTCTTGCAGTTTCAGGGCCAAGAAATATTGTAGGTGGCATAGTGCCTCATGCAGGATATATTTATTCAGGACCTGTGGCTGCTCATTTTTATAATGCTTTAGCAGAGGATGGTTTTCCAGAATCTTTTATTATAATAGGGCCAAATCATTATGGCATAGGGCCAGGTGTGGCAATAACCACACAAGATTTCAAAACACCGTTAGGCATAGTTAAAAATGATCTGGAGCTTTCAAGGATGATATATAGAGACTTTGTAGAATCTGATGTCAACGCTCATTTATACGAGCATTCAATAGAGGTACAGTTACCTTATTTACAATTTTTTAATAATAATATAAAATTTGTTCCTATTCTAATGCTAGATCAAAGTTATGAAACCGCTGTAAAATTAGGAGAAATTATAAAAGATGCAATAAAGGGGAAAGATGTTGTAATAATAGCCTCCTCCGATTTTTCGCATTACGTACCAAAAGAGATCGCCTATAAAAACGATCATTTGCTCATAGAAAAAATTATAAAGATGGATCTCTCTAACTTTTACAGTACGCTGTTAAAATATGATATATCTGCGTGCGGGTATGGCCCCATGATGACCATGCTGTACGCATTAAAAGGCAAACCAAGCCTTTTAAAATATGCGACCAGTGGCG
- the rpsB gene encoding 30S ribosomal protein S2, protein MSENLLIPEEQYLTAGVHIGTQIKSKDMVPFIFRIRNDGLYILNIAKTNERIAIAGKFLAKFEPSEILILAQRQYAQKPASLMAETIGAKSISGRFIPGTLTNPSLAGYIEPQVIFLNDPIADSQALKEALQVGVPIIALCDANNQISFIDLVIPTNNKGRKALALVYWLLTREILKSRGDLKSYEDYSFKVEDFEAPI, encoded by the coding sequence ATGAGTGAAAATTTATTGATACCAGAAGAACAATATTTAACAGCCGGAGTGCATATAGGAACGCAGATAAAGTCAAAAGATATGGTCCCGTTCATATTTCGTATAAGAAATGATGGATTATATATTTTGAACATAGCTAAGACGAATGAGAGAATTGCGATAGCGGGTAAATTTCTGGCAAAGTTTGAGCCGTCAGAAATTCTGATTCTTGCACAGAGACAGTATGCTCAGAAACCTGCATCTTTGATGGCAGAGACCATTGGCGCAAAATCAATTTCAGGTAGGTTCATACCCGGAACGTTGACAAATCCCAGCTTAGCAGGCTACATTGAGCCACAGGTAATATTTTTAAATGACCCGATAGCAGATAGCCAGGCTTTGAAAGAGGCACTGCAAGTGGGTGTTCCAATTATTGCACTTTGCGATGCAAATAATCAAATCTCGTTTATAGATCTTGTAATACCGACAAACAACAAAGGCAGAAAAGCGTTAGCGTTGGTATACTGGTTACTTACCAGAGAGATCCTCAAGAGCAGAGGCGATTTAAAATCGTACGAAGATTATAGCTTTAAAGTGGAGGATTTCGAGGCACCTATATGA
- the eno gene encoding phosphopyruvate hydratase — translation MTFIEDAKIRKVIDSRGNPTVEVDIMTTSGGFGRAIAPSGASKGAFEVKDYPLKGIDEGITIFKEKLVPELVGMDSLNQSKVDLLLHELDGTTNFSNIGGNVAVAISLANAKAAADSLNLPLYKYLGGMNADYLPTPVSNIIGGGKHAIGGTVMQEFLSIAFGKTFNESIFANIQVHKNVGSLLKSKFPNIPLGLGDEKAWVAAMDDLDALELLSKATKEVSREYGIDIFVGIDLAASEFYKNGKYVYKDKILSAEEQIEFVAKIVEDYNVYFVEDPMDENDFDGFAKLTEKIGDNALIVGDDLFVTNKERLSKGIELGAANAVLIKPNQIGTLTDMIDTVKLAKENNYTAVISHRSGETEDSTISHLAVGLNIEYIKAGTIGGERTAKYNELIRIEEDLED, via the coding sequence ATGACATTTATCGAAGATGCAAAAATCAGGAAAGTCATAGATTCTCGCGGTAATCCAACGGTAGAAGTAGATATCATGACCACTAGTGGTGGATTTGGCAGGGCTATTGCCCCAAGTGGCGCGAGCAAAGGAGCATTTGAAGTAAAAGACTATCCTCTTAAAGGGATAGATGAAGGTATTACAATATTCAAAGAAAAACTTGTTCCAGAACTGGTAGGAATGGATAGTTTAAATCAGAGCAAGGTTGATTTATTATTGCATGAGCTTGATGGCACCACCAACTTTTCAAACATTGGTGGAAACGTTGCCGTTGCAATATCTCTCGCAAATGCAAAAGCTGCAGCAGACAGTCTGAACCTGCCATTATACAAATATTTAGGAGGTATGAATGCAGATTATTTACCAACTCCTGTCAGCAATATTATTGGTGGAGGAAAACATGCTATTGGAGGGACTGTGATGCAGGAATTTTTATCCATCGCTTTTGGCAAGACTTTCAATGAATCAATATTTGCAAACATACAAGTTCATAAAAACGTAGGAAGTTTACTGAAATCCAAGTTTCCTAACATTCCTCTAGGGTTAGGTGATGAAAAAGCATGGGTTGCTGCAATGGATGATCTGGATGCATTAGAGCTCTTGAGTAAGGCAACTAAAGAAGTTTCGAGAGAATATGGAATTGACATATTTGTAGGCATAGATTTAGCAGCATCTGAGTTTTATAAAAATGGCAAGTATGTGTATAAAGATAAGATATTGAGTGCAGAAGAACAGATTGAATTTGTAGCCAAAATTGTGGAAGATTACAATGTATATTTTGTAGAAGATCCTATGGATGAAAATGATTTTGATGGCTTTGCAAAATTAACTGAAAAGATAGGTGATAACGCACTTATCGTTGGTGATGATTTATTCGTAACCAACAAAGAGAGGCTCAGCAAAGGAATAGAGCTAGGTGCTGCAAATGCAGTGTTAATCAAGCCGAATCAGATTGGCACGCTTACAGACATGATTGATACTGTGAAGTTGGCAAAAGAAAATAATTATACTGCAGTGATATCACACCGCAGTGGAGAAACTGAAGATAGCACGATCTCCCATCTGGCAGTAGGTCTGAACATAGAGTATATTAAAGCAGGAACTATTGGCGGGGAGAGAACTGCAAAGTATAATGAACTGATAAGGATAGAAGAAGATTTGGAGGACTGA
- a CDS encoding cytidine/deoxycytidylate deaminase family protein — MINRPSWDEYFMRMAYLVGSRSTCTRRKVGAVIVKDKRLLSSGYNGPPSGLAHCDVTGCIREELNVNSGERHELCRGLHAEQNAIIQAAVYGVSVKDSIIYVTNHPCVVCAKMIINAGIKEIVYANGYPDDLAKLILIESTVKTRQYEIEDKYFEKFSEI; from the coding sequence GTGATAAACAGACCTAGCTGGGACGAATACTTTATGCGAATGGCATACTTGGTAGGAAGCAGATCTACATGTACTAGAAGAAAAGTGGGTGCAGTAATAGTCAAAGATAAAAGATTGCTCTCTTCAGGATACAACGGTCCTCCTTCTGGCCTTGCACATTGTGATGTTACTGGCTGCATAAGAGAAGAACTGAACGTGAACTCTGGAGAAAGACACGAACTTTGCAGAGGTCTTCATGCGGAACAAAACGCCATTATACAGGCTGCAGTTTACGGAGTAAGCGTAAAAGATTCGATTATCTATGTGACCAACCATCCTTGCGTAGTGTGCGCAAAAATGATTATCAATGCAGGAATTAAAGAGATTGTTTATGCAAACGGCTATCCTGACGACCTGGCAAAACTTATATTGATAGAAAGCACTGTTAAAACAAGGCAGTATGAAATTGAAGATAAATATTTTGAAAAATTTTCAGAAATCTAG
- a CDS encoding PINc/VapC family ATPase, with amino-acid sequence MEKYIPDTSVIINGRFYEFIRDKSDVMLIIPEAVISEIEAQANRGLMIGFTAISELEKIIKFAKDRNIEISFYGKRPDKWQIEKAKSGEIDNIIRTIALETEGTLITSDFIQYSIAKLRGVKAIFFEVEKTITSKIEDFFDSGTMSVHLKTGTIPIAKKGRPGNTELVKLRKEPISEQELNDIARDIIERARTDKSSLIDLDLKGATVIQLREYRIVITRPPFSEVSEITAVKPTVKLMIEDYNIDDKLFSRLKKRAEGILVSGAPGAGKSTFVQALAEMYLFENKVVKTMEKPRDLLLSNEITRYTALEGDMEKTGDILLLVRPDYTIFDEMRTSYDFKIYADLRMAGVGMVGVAHASRAIDAVQRLIGRVELGVIPQLVDTIIHIENGKIGKIYIIEYKVKVPSGMLEQDLARPVIEVLDFYTNKLEYEIYTYGEQIVVVPVEERKNKVLSLAEKELERQLKTVIPDEKFKVEMVGESQIKLYVREDYIPTIIGKNGKNVNYLENLLGLHIDVKGMKIEGKKCKLLIQKKKNHIYLYAGEDFKDLSGQIFAEDEYLFTAKCSKEGTIKVRENTDNANLIITKLKDGKELYFETI; translated from the coding sequence ATGGAAAAATACATACCTGATACGTCAGTAATAATTAACGGCAGATTCTATGAATTCATAAGGGATAAGAGTGATGTTATGCTCATTATACCCGAGGCTGTAATTTCTGAGATAGAAGCACAGGCAAATCGGGGTTTAATGATCGGATTTACAGCTATTTCTGAGCTTGAGAAAATCATAAAATTTGCGAAAGATCGCAACATAGAAATTTCATTTTATGGGAAAAGGCCTGATAAATGGCAGATTGAGAAAGCTAAGTCTGGAGAAATTGATAATATTATCAGGACCATAGCGTTAGAGACAGAAGGCACCTTGATAACCTCCGATTTTATACAGTACAGTATCGCTAAACTGAGAGGTGTAAAAGCCATATTTTTTGAAGTTGAGAAAACTATTACTTCAAAGATTGAGGATTTTTTTGATTCGGGTACTATGAGCGTTCACTTAAAAACAGGTACAATACCTATTGCAAAAAAAGGAAGACCTGGAAACACAGAGCTTGTAAAACTCAGAAAAGAGCCGATTTCAGAACAGGAATTAAACGATATTGCGAGAGACATAATAGAGAGAGCCAGAACCGACAAATCTTCACTCATAGACCTAGATTTAAAAGGTGCTACTGTAATACAGTTAAGAGAGTACAGAATTGTAATTACTAGACCACCATTTTCAGAGGTTTCAGAGATCACGGCTGTTAAGCCAACAGTAAAGTTAATGATTGAAGATTACAATATTGATGATAAATTGTTTTCGAGGCTCAAGAAACGTGCTGAGGGCATACTGGTTTCAGGTGCACCAGGTGCTGGTAAATCCACGTTTGTCCAGGCCCTGGCAGAAATGTATCTTTTTGAAAACAAGGTTGTGAAAACAATGGAAAAGCCCAGGGATCTATTGTTGTCTAACGAGATCACAAGGTATACTGCGCTGGAAGGGGATATGGAGAAAACAGGAGATATATTATTGTTAGTAAGGCCGGACTATACAATATTTGACGAGATGCGAACCTCCTATGATTTCAAAATCTATGCAGATCTCAGAATGGCGGGTGTGGGCATGGTCGGTGTTGCGCATGCCAGCAGAGCTATAGATGCAGTGCAGAGACTGATTGGCAGGGTAGAGCTTGGCGTAATACCGCAATTAGTAGATACGATAATACACATTGAAAATGGCAAAATAGGGAAAATATATATTATTGAATATAAGGTAAAAGTTCCGAGCGGTATGCTAGAGCAGGATCTGGCAAGGCCTGTGATCGAAGTTTTAGATTTTTATACCAATAAGCTGGAGTACGAGATATATACATACGGAGAGCAGATTGTGGTGGTTCCTGTAGAAGAGCGTAAAAACAAGGTTTTATCATTAGCAGAAAAAGAGCTGGAAAGACAATTAAAAACTGTAATTCCAGACGAAAAATTCAAGGTTGAGATGGTTGGAGAGTCACAGATAAAATTGTATGTGAGGGAAGATTATATTCCTACCATAATAGGCAAGAATGGAAAAAATGTTAATTATCTAGAGAATCTGCTCGGTTTGCACATTGATGTAAAGGGCATGAAGATAGAGGGTAAAAAGTGCAAATTATTGATTCAAAAAAAGAAAAATCATATTTATCTTTATGCAGGCGAAGACTTTAAAGATCTTTCAGGCCAGATTTTCGCGGAGGATGAATATTTATTTACTGCCAAATGTTCAAAAGAAGGAACTATCAAAGTACGTGAAAATACGGACAATGCGAACCTGATAATCACAAAGTTAAAAGATGGAAAAGAGCTGTACTTTGAGACAATCTAG
- the gatE gene encoding Glu-tRNA(Gln) amidotransferase subunit GatE produces MVKIGLEIHQQLNTKKLFCDCESYLSETVLGTIKRELRAALGESGNVDIAALEEVKRKRVFTYELTENSCLVEADEEPPHKVNSDALDTALMVSTLLNCVIIDEIQFMRKIVIDGSNTSGFQRTALVGKDGYIMANGSKISISSVCLEEESARKISEKEGTVVYRLDRLGIPLIEISTGPDMTNGLQVKEVAQKIGNILRSISTVKRGLGTIRQDINISTDGSRVEVKGVSQLKLIQKVVENEIKRQQNLSLLKSELIARKFSKFELNILNVSDIFKNTASKIIKDSIKTDAKVMGFKVPFFAGLLKSEKFRFGKELAEHVKVFGIKGIFHSDELPAYGITETEVNSLKKVFGLGAEDAFILICEKEDRAKLALTEIYDRINKAIEGVTGETRGPKDDGTTEYLRPLPGKERMYPETDVPPIPVLPEKIEYIKNNLPEQYDDKVSRFLNSYKISKQVAEQIINNGQDELFCSLASVYDQHSIIAGTLLSTLPELENEGLSVESVNDVDLLSIFRALADKKIAKEAIPDILRSKITEHKNVSDILGQLDMYSEDKVREIIKDILQKNRALIEEKGENAFSTIMGVVMNKIRGKYDGKKVSLILKEELSKFSKQIL; encoded by the coding sequence ATGGTTAAGATAGGATTGGAAATACATCAGCAATTAAATACAAAAAAACTGTTTTGCGATTGTGAAAGCTATTTGTCAGAAACTGTTTTAGGGACCATTAAGAGAGAGTTAAGAGCAGCACTGGGAGAATCCGGCAATGTTGATATAGCAGCCTTAGAGGAGGTTAAGCGAAAAAGAGTGTTTACTTATGAACTCACTGAAAATTCATGCTTGGTAGAAGCGGATGAAGAGCCGCCTCATAAAGTAAACAGTGATGCTCTAGATACTGCATTAATGGTATCTACACTCTTAAATTGCGTGATCATAGACGAGATTCAGTTTATGAGAAAAATTGTAATAGATGGCTCGAACACTAGCGGATTTCAGAGAACTGCGCTGGTAGGAAAAGACGGATACATAATGGCCAATGGCTCGAAAATATCTATTAGTTCAGTCTGCCTGGAAGAAGAGTCTGCAAGGAAAATCAGCGAAAAAGAGGGTACTGTTGTATACCGGTTAGACAGATTAGGAATACCGCTAATCGAAATCTCTACTGGACCAGATATGACTAATGGATTGCAGGTAAAAGAAGTTGCCCAAAAAATTGGCAATATATTGAGATCTATAAGCACTGTGAAGAGAGGGTTAGGAACAATAAGGCAGGATATTAACATTTCTACGGACGGATCACGCGTGGAAGTGAAAGGAGTGTCGCAACTGAAGCTTATCCAGAAGGTTGTGGAAAACGAAATTAAAAGACAGCAAAATCTGTCATTGTTGAAAAGTGAATTAATAGCCAGAAAATTCAGTAAATTTGAATTGAATATACTGAATGTATCGGATATTTTCAAAAATACAGCATCAAAAATCATAAAAGATTCTATTAAAACAGATGCAAAAGTTATGGGGTTCAAAGTTCCATTTTTTGCAGGACTGTTAAAATCTGAAAAGTTCAGGTTTGGTAAAGAGCTTGCTGAACATGTAAAAGTGTTTGGCATAAAAGGCATATTTCATTCTGACGAGTTACCAGCTTACGGCATAACAGAAACCGAAGTAAACAGCCTGAAAAAGGTATTTGGTCTTGGTGCGGAGGATGCATTCATATTGATCTGTGAGAAAGAAGATCGTGCAAAACTGGCTTTAACCGAAATTTATGATCGCATAAACAAGGCTATAGAAGGAGTGACGGGGGAGACGCGAGGGCCGAAAGATGATGGTACAACTGAGTATTTGAGACCTTTACCCGGAAAAGAAAGAATGTATCCAGAGACTGATGTGCCACCGATACCTGTATTGCCGGAAAAAATAGAGTATATCAAAAACAATTTGCCAGAGCAATATGATGACAAAGTGTCTCGTTTTTTGAATTCATATAAAATATCAAAACAGGTGGCTGAGCAAATAATAAACAATGGACAAGATGAGCTTTTTTGCAGCTTGGCAAGTGTTTATGATCAGCATTCTATAATTGCCGGAACTCTTTTAAGCACGCTCCCAGAACTGGAAAATGAGGGATTATCTGTTGAATCTGTCAATGATGTTGACCTGCTCTCTATTTTCAGAGCTCTGGCGGATAAAAAAATTGCTAAAGAGGCGATACCTGACATACTGAGATCAAAGATTACAGAACACAAGAATGTATCTGACATACTGGGACAGTTGGATATGTACAGTGAAGATAAAGTTCGAGAAATCATAAAAGATATCCTTCAGAAAAACAGGGCTTTGATAGAGGAGAAAGGAGAAAATGCATTTTCAACTATTATGGGTGTTGTCATGAATAAGATAAGGGGTAAATATGATGGCAAGAAAGTTAGCTTAATTCTAAAAGAGGAGCTGTCCAAGTTTTCTAAACAGATACTGTGA
- the gatD gene encoding Glu-tRNA(Gln) amidotransferase subunit GatD, with the protein MSNKIDDFEVGDYIEILTDKGTFRGFVMPNNIFSSPDIIILKLDNGYNIGVKFSSLENIKVLEKSEKKEKREAKKKVHFKDNYISILGTGGTIASYIDYKSGAVHPAETQEELLISVPELSEKHRINSRIIFSILSEDMKIPYWQTLAKEIVSELNHGAKGVIIPHGTDTMSYTAAALSFMIPDLSGPVSLVGAQRSSDRPSSDAYQNLLSAAALMDTNLGEVAVTMHESPSDDYSVVHRGVRVRKMHTSRRDAFKSINGHPIARIRGDHVEFLKEYKMKVDKNIEAYEKMDDKVSILYYYPGFDIEHLKIIGERVDGIIFMGTGLGHVGTYLIEEIKELTDSGKLIGMTSQCLAGSVNMNVYSSGRELIKAGVIPLGDTLPETAFVKMMWLLGNYSKEEARQLMTKNLRFEMSEKRVLW; encoded by the coding sequence ATGAGCAACAAAATTGATGATTTTGAAGTTGGTGACTATATTGAAATATTGACTGACAAAGGTACTTTCAGAGGCTTTGTAATGCCTAACAATATTTTCAGTTCTCCAGATATTATTATTTTAAAACTTGACAATGGCTATAATATCGGGGTCAAGTTTTCATCATTAGAAAATATTAAAGTATTAGAAAAAAGTGAAAAGAAAGAAAAGAGAGAGGCCAAGAAAAAGGTACATTTTAAAGACAACTATATTTCCATACTGGGCACCGGTGGCACAATCGCTAGTTATATTGATTATAAGAGTGGTGCAGTTCATCCTGCCGAAACTCAGGAAGAACTGTTAATTTCGGTGCCTGAACTGTCTGAAAAACATCGTATCAACTCGCGCATAATATTTTCAATACTTAGCGAAGACATGAAAATTCCATACTGGCAAACTCTGGCAAAAGAGATCGTTTCAGAGTTGAATCATGGCGCAAAGGGAGTAATCATACCGCACGGAACGGATACTATGTCCTATACTGCTGCAGCGCTCTCATTTATGATTCCAGATTTATCTGGACCTGTATCATTGGTCGGTGCACAGAGATCTTCAGATCGTCCAAGCAGTGACGCCTACCAGAATCTGTTAAGTGCAGCAGCATTGATGGATACTAATTTGGGAGAAGTGGCAGTTACCATGCATGAATCACCATCTGATGATTATAGTGTGGTGCATAGAGGTGTAAGAGTTAGAAAAATGCACACATCTAGAAGAGATGCATTTAAGAGTATAAACGGGCATCCAATTGCAAGGATCAGAGGAGATCATGTAGAATTTTTAAAAGAATATAAAATGAAAGTAGATAAGAATATAGAAGCATATGAGAAGATGGATGATAAGGTCTCTATACTTTACTATTATCCAGGATTTGATATAGAGCACTTGAAAATCATAGGTGAGCGCGTAGACGGAATAATATTTATGGGAACTGGGCTTGGCCATGTGGGCACATATCTGATCGAGGAGATAAAAGAGCTCACAGACTCTGGAAAGCTTATAGGCATGACCTCTCAATGCCTAGCAGGATCTGTAAACATGAACGTTTACTCATCAGGTAGAGAGCTAATTAAAGCAGGCGTGATACCGTTAGGAGATACATTGCCAGAAACTGCATTTGTGAAAATGATGTGGCTTTTAGGAAATTATTCAAAAGAAGAAGCGAGACAGCTAATGACTAAAAATCTGAGGTTTGAAATGTCTGAAAAAAGAGTTTTATGGTGA
- the tmk gene encoding dTMP kinase — MFISFEGIDGTGKTTFAKYTKKYLESSGKKVYFTYEPTDSLVNVKILIEKKLDPFTQALLFMADRVEHIKKIREHLQKNEVVIIDRYVDSTFAYQGSLLEPLFKSKKKAYEYLDHIYDPFRLDPDLTFLFIVDPKLGTNRVAKRTVKEYFENMETLDKVQDFYLYLSKCRDFIVIDSNRDLDTVWMELKKHLESKL, encoded by the coding sequence ATGTTCATTTCATTCGAAGGAATTGATGGCACTGGAAAGACTACGTTTGCAAAATATACTAAAAAATATCTTGAAAGCTCTGGAAAAAAAGTGTATTTTACATATGAGCCTACAGATTCTCTGGTCAATGTTAAAATCCTGATCGAGAAAAAATTGGACCCTTTTACTCAGGCACTACTTTTCATGGCAGACAGAGTTGAACACATTAAAAAGATTAGAGAGCATTTGCAGAAGAATGAGGTTGTGATAATTGATAGATATGTAGATTCTACATTTGCTTATCAAGGCAGTCTTTTAGAGCCTTTATTTAAAAGCAAGAAAAAAGCTTATGAGTATTTAGATCATATTTATGATCCATTTCGTTTAGATCCAGACCTAACATTTTTGTTTATAGTAGACCCTAAACTCGGGACTAACAGGGTTGCAAAAAGAACAGTTAAAGAATACTTTGAAAACATGGAAACTCTGGATAAAGTACAGGATTTCTATCTGTATCTGTCTAAATGCAGAGACTTCATAGTAATAGATTCAAATAGAGATCTGGACACTGTATGGATGGAATTGAAAAAGCACCTAGAATCCAAATTATAA
- a CDS encoding Xaa-Pro peptidase family protein yields the protein MRKLNKIQELVKNTGVDEILIYNGGEPSLELNFFYLTQLFDSGLFEESYLIGSSDESTILTSRLEEFSAKKSGLNVSVYKDSKERNAKISELTKKAGKIGINMDYFSVSAFNKLKENLKDKEFVDISKAIQELRMVKDTKELNILREAAKIASESVESILKDLKEGVKEYEIAALLTYTMLKNGASDNAFTPIIAFGKNSAEPHYFAGAVKLKKGDFVLMDFGARYKKYNSDITRTYVFGRANDAQKEMYETVLTAQKIGIENARAGRSGKDIDGAVRNYIDSTKYKGLFIHSLGHGIGLATHDHPGFAPGYELQTKENMVITVEPGVYQSGFGGVRIEDDVILKQGGCEVITTANKDLREL from the coding sequence GTGAGAAAATTGAATAAGATACAGGAGTTAGTTAAAAATACCGGTGTGGATGAAATATTGATATACAACGGTGGAGAACCGTCTTTAGAACTGAACTTTTTTTACTTAACACAACTTTTTGACAGTGGCTTGTTTGAAGAGTCTTACTTGATAGGAAGTTCAGATGAAAGCACAATATTAACATCTAGACTTGAAGAGTTCAGCGCTAAAAAAAGCGGTTTAAATGTATCAGTCTATAAAGATAGCAAGGAGAGAAATGCAAAAATTAGCGAGCTAACAAAAAAAGCAGGAAAAATTGGAATAAACATGGATTATTTCAGTGTTTCGGCGTTCAATAAACTTAAGGAGAATTTAAAAGACAAAGAGTTTGTGGATATATCAAAGGCAATACAAGAATTAAGAATGGTCAAAGACACAAAAGAGCTCAATATTCTAAGAGAAGCTGCAAAGATTGCATCAGAGTCTGTGGAATCTATCTTAAAAGATCTAAAGGAAGGAGTTAAAGAATACGAAATTGCAGCGTTACTGACTTATACAATGCTCAAAAATGGAGCATCAGACAACGCTTTCACACCAATTATCGCGTTCGGCAAAAACAGTGCTGAACCTCACTATTTTGCAGGTGCGGTAAAACTGAAAAAAGGCGATTTTGTATTAATGGATTTTGGAGCAAGGTACAAGAAATATAATTCTGACATCACTAGAACCTATGTGTTTGGCAGGGCAAACGATGCTCAGAAAGAAATGTATGAAACTGTGCTAACTGCCCAAAAAATTGGCATTGAAAATGCCAGGGCTGGTAGAAGCGGAAAGGATATTGATGGTGCAGTAAGAAATTACATAGACAGCACTAAATATAAGGGTCTGTTCATACATTCGCTAGGGCACGGCATAGGGCTGGCTACGCACGATCATCCTGGCTTTGCGCCTGGATATGAGTTGCAAACAAAAGAAAATATGGTGATCACGGTCGAACCTGGTGTGTATCAGTCAGGATTTGGCGGAGTAAGAATTGAAGATGATGTAATATTAAAGCAAGGTGGCTGCGAAGTGATTACCACCGCCAATAAAGATCTAAGAGAACTTTAG
- a CDS encoding branched-chain amino acid transaminase: MIDSVYENLNLKIWLDGKIMDYSSAKVPILTHSLQYGSGIFEGIRAYETSMGTEIFRLNEHIKRFFETAKIYNMDLHYSQDEIREAIIAVIRANKLNAAYIRPFAFYGSDAIGLNVTNKKVSVYIAAVPFGKYLSTGDHGVKCKVSSWRRINSDILPVQAKSSGNYINSIIASIEAKNAGFDEAVLLSDNGYVAEGPGENIFIVKNGSLLTPDINANILMGITRDTVMQLARSMNIPVTARNIHREELYTADEAFFSGTAAEITPIINVDNIKVGDGTVGVITKQIMDLYLDTVHGKIEKFKNWLTIV, translated from the coding sequence ATGATAGATTCTGTATATGAGAATTTGAATTTGAAGATCTGGCTGGACGGTAAAATTATGGATTACAGCTCAGCTAAAGTTCCTATTTTAACACATTCATTGCAGTATGGTAGCGGTATTTTTGAGGGGATCAGAGCTTATGAAACTTCTATGGGTACAGAAATATTCAGGTTGAATGAACATATCAAACGCTTTTTTGAAACTGCCAAAATTTATAACATGGATCTGCATTATTCTCAAGATGAAATCAGAGAGGCAATTATAGCGGTTATTAGAGCAAATAAATTAAATGCAGCATATATCCGCCCGTTCGCATTTTATGGTAGCGATGCAATAGGCTTAAATGTTACTAATAAGAAAGTGAGTGTTTACATTGCTGCAGTGCCGTTTGGAAAATATTTGAGCACTGGAGATCATGGAGTTAAATGTAAAGTTTCATCATGGCGCAGAATTAACTCAGATATTTTACCAGTTCAGGCTAAATCGAGCGGTAATTATATCAATTCTATCATAGCAAGTATAGAAGCCAAAAATGCAGGATTTGATGAGGCAGTTTTACTATCAGATAACGGGTATGTGGCTGAAGGCCCTGGAGAAAATATATTTATTGTTAAAAACGGATCGCTGTTAACGCCAGACATCAATGCAAATATATTAATGGGCATTACGAGAGATACTGTAATGCAACTTGCTAGGTCAATGAACATACCTGTAACTGCAAGAAATATTCATAGAGAAGAGCTTTATACTGCAGACGAAGCTTTTTTCAGCGGAACAGCGGCTGAGATCACTCCTATCATAAATGTAGATAATATAAAGGTCGGAGATGGAACTGTGGGAGTAATAACAAAACAGATAATGGATCTATATTTAGATACAGTTCATGGAAAAATAGAGAAATTTAAAAACTGGCTAACTATAGTTTAG